Proteins co-encoded in one Verrucomicrobiota bacterium genomic window:
- a CDS encoding Rne/Rng family ribonuclease, with amino-acid sequence MSIESVKESVKETVKKILSFGRVKTDREIIINVEKLEYRVALLEKGKLEEFSIERTTEQRIVGSIFKGKIKNHEIGLKAAFVDIGFEKNAFLHHWDMIPAALDEEMEQIDRNGRKKSRKRIEVKDIPNLYPPGSDVMIQVTKGPIGNKGPRVTTNISMPGRFLVLMPFSDACGISRKVEDPKERKRLRKILENMEIPSDMGLIMRTAGVGQKERFFVRDLAMLVETWSDIERKMKNLSSPNCLFREPDLIERTVRDFLTEEVDRIVIDSATESERIKDIMGRISKRSVNRVRHYADPQPIFEKFNIEKQISNAFNRQVSLKSGGYIIIDETEALVAIDVNTGKHKVGGQQDENALLNTNLEAVDEICRQLRLRNIGGLIVLDFIDMKGRRDQQSVFNRMRDNLRKDKAKTHILPISQLGLMEMTRQRHAESIQRAVYVECPSCKGRGVVKSPESISVELQRRVAQIMRQNEPGREYRIFVNPEILNRLRKEDEDLLVDLERKYAGKLSFRSDAGMPIEHFKITDSVTNEELLVYGA; translated from the coding sequence ATGAGCATCGAATCAGTAAAAGAATCAGTAAAAGAAACTGTCAAAAAAATCCTTTCTTTCGGACGCGTTAAAACCGATCGGGAAATCATTATTAACGTCGAAAAACTCGAGTACCGGGTGGCACTCTTGGAAAAAGGCAAACTCGAGGAGTTTTCCATTGAACGCACCACAGAGCAACGTATCGTCGGGAGTATTTTTAAAGGAAAGATCAAAAACCATGAGATCGGACTCAAGGCCGCTTTTGTGGATATCGGTTTTGAAAAGAATGCCTTCCTGCACCACTGGGACATGATCCCGGCTGCTTTGGACGAAGAAATGGAACAAATCGATCGTAACGGACGGAAGAAAAGCAGGAAAAGAATTGAAGTAAAAGATATTCCTAACCTTTACCCTCCCGGTTCGGACGTCATGATCCAAGTCACCAAAGGACCTATCGGAAACAAAGGTCCCCGCGTCACCACAAATATCAGCATGCCCGGACGTTTTCTTGTACTCATGCCCTTCTCCGATGCATGTGGTATTTCGCGTAAAGTCGAGGATCCCAAGGAACGTAAACGCCTCCGCAAAATTTTGGAAAATATGGAAATCCCCAGTGACATGGGACTTATCATGCGCACTGCGGGAGTCGGACAAAAGGAAAGGTTCTTTGTCCGCGATCTAGCCATGCTCGTCGAGACATGGAGTGATATTGAGCGTAAAATGAAAAACCTCTCCTCGCCGAACTGCCTTTTCCGCGAACCCGACCTCATCGAGCGGACGGTCCGTGATTTCCTTACCGAGGAGGTCGATCGCATTGTCATTGATAGCGCGACTGAAAGTGAACGTATCAAGGACATTATGGGACGTATTTCCAAACGTTCCGTCAACCGTGTACGCCATTATGCGGATCCTCAACCGATTTTTGAAAAATTCAATATTGAAAAACAAATCAGCAACGCCTTTAACCGGCAAGTTTCCCTTAAGAGCGGCGGTTATATCATTATTGATGAAACAGAAGCCTTGGTTGCTATTGACGTAAATACGGGCAAACATAAAGTCGGCGGACAACAGGATGAAAACGCCCTCTTGAATACTAATCTTGAGGCTGTTGATGAAATCTGCCGCCAGTTACGACTGCGTAATATCGGAGGACTCATTGTCCTCGACTTTATCGATATGAAAGGTCGCCGTGACCAACAGTCCGTCTTTAACCGTATGCGTGATAATCTTCGCAAGGACAAGGCAAAAACCCATATCCTACCGATCTCCCAGCTCGGACTCATGGAAATGACCCGTCAACGCCATGCCGAAAGCATCCAACGCGCTGTTTATGTCGAGTGCCCTAGCTGTAAAGGTCGCGGTGTGGTTAAATCCCCCGAGAGTATCAGTGTCGAGCTCCAACGCCGTGTAGCCCAGATCATGCGCCAAAATGAACCCGGTCGTGAATACCGTATTTTTGTTAACCCTGAAATCCTTAACCGCCTCCGTAAGGAAGATGAGGATTTACTTGTGGATCTCGAAAGAAAGTATGCGGGTAAACTCTCTTTCCGTTCTGACGCCGGAATGCCTATCGAACATTTTAAAATCACCGATTCCGTCACCAACGAGGAACTATTGGTTTACGGGGCTTAA
- the rodA gene encoding rod shape-determining protein RodA: MDFNPKKIFNQSWTLFFCAMALCAIGILFIKSAQSGTEIVSLNTAWESQLHWMGLGFLAYFFVMMFDFRKIIILAPHFYCVSLVLLILVLLPTPWSKEINNSKSWLFFGSFHIQPSEVAKVSLILLLAYVLSFPKQDHRKIIYLIISLAILGVPLLLVLKQPDLGSAMVMLPVTFIIMFIVGIPKRYLISLILAGCVFCVAVYNDFVPGFKLKEYQKKRLTSFLDPEADARGSGFMILQMKTAIGTGGTWGKGYGNSTQNKLGYLPRNVAHTDAIFAVVAEEIGFVGSCSILFLFTIMMGIIIRIATRTTELSGRILCIGVAMIIFTHFFQNIGMTVGVMPITGIPLPFISHGGSFLIITLSALGIVQSVWIHRKSYQPPANAAGYYNPSRK, encoded by the coding sequence ATGGACTTCAACCCGAAAAAAATATTCAACCAAAGCTGGACCTTGTTTTTTTGCGCAATGGCCTTATGTGCCATCGGCATTCTTTTTATCAAGAGTGCCCAGTCCGGAACCGAGATCGTGTCCCTGAATACCGCATGGGAATCCCAATTACACTGGATGGGTCTGGGATTTCTGGCTTATTTTTTCGTGATGATGTTTGATTTTAGGAAAATCATTATATTAGCACCCCACTTTTATTGTGTATCCTTGGTTTTGCTGATTCTCGTATTACTGCCGACCCCATGGAGCAAAGAAATTAACAATTCCAAAAGCTGGCTTTTTTTTGGCTCCTTTCATATCCAGCCCTCAGAAGTTGCAAAGGTATCACTCATCCTGTTACTGGCTTATGTCTTGAGTTTCCCGAAACAGGATCACCGCAAAATTATCTACTTAATCATTTCCCTCGCCATCTTGGGCGTTCCTCTTTTGCTGGTATTAAAACAACCCGATCTGGGTTCAGCCATGGTCATGCTCCCGGTGACATTTATCATCATGTTTATTGTGGGTATTCCGAAACGTTACCTTATATCTCTGATCCTTGCCGGTTGCGTATTCTGCGTGGCTGTCTATAATGATTTTGTTCCCGGATTCAAACTCAAGGAATACCAGAAAAAACGCCTAACCTCATTCCTCGATCCGGAAGCTGATGCCCGTGGATCCGGATTTATGATCTTGCAAATGAAAACCGCGATTGGAACTGGAGGCACGTGGGGAAAAGGTTATGGGAACAGCACCCAGAATAAGCTCGGATATCTTCCCCGCAATGTTGCGCACACTGATGCTATTTTTGCGGTTGTCGCTGAAGAAATCGGGTTCGTCGGGAGCTGCTCCATTCTTTTTCTATTCACTATCATGATGGGTATCATTATCCGGATAGCCACCCGGACCACTGAGTTATCCGGTCGTATTCTTTGTATCGGGGTCGCTATGATTATTTTCACCCACTTTTTTCAAAACATAGGAATGACCGTCGGGGTCATGCCTATCACAGGAATCCCCCTGCCATTTATCAGTCATGGCGGTTCATTCCTGATTATCACCCTATCCGCGCTGGGTATTGTCCAGAGCGTATGGATACACCGTAAATCTTATCAGCCTCCTGCCAATGCAGCAGGCTATTATAACCCTTCAAGAAAATGA
- the mrdA gene encoding penicillin-binding protein 2: MERKKTFSFLMSVESRLAFVYFGMIFGITILVVFLMKTQIIKGDYYISQMENQSLRSQHLPSARGLIRDRYGVILADNKPTFFVELYLKEMIRSFPKGVPIPYKINKGGHKVEDVGIIVQSRIPRLIEKLDIPESAATVRSVERHYDQQPFEPYRVNFNLDQERLAKFYENSPIISGADITVVASRFYPQNDLASHILGYVGKFERPPEKNENNNFDFAPEFIGKQGIEKYFDQYLQGEEGGRMIRVNTKGFIEEKVSEHPALPGGDVYLTIDGRMQQIVENALKSVGRGAAVLVDVYTGEILAMASIPSFDPNAFVPAISRNDWARLNNDSNTPLFDRSVSAYPPGSIFKPVIALAALETGKAKGDTVIDCTQGMQIGNHFFKCWSFGKQYLGPMNMRRAIAMSANVYFYVIGLRAGPEAIYQTGKKLGFGESTGLEIANEMAGVMPGPGWLKKMYPKDFWGAGYTANTSIGQGFVLVTPLQMAMMTSTIANGGTLYKPNLVSKIVDVNGQVVVQSKPVIKNETGFKMENLKVIREGMLQVVENGTGGKGGVPGIKIAGKTGTAQAWRRLPSGATVKDNKTWFISFAPFDKPKYALVVMVEGGVSGGATSAPVAGQIWNQIFSLPEVKLGEAPEPLSPEFFTQTTGVQAQLAPEQATTPESALNPAGTEALPIDTIPEEISEPPKKQEKSGDPKSKIRGARGLRM, translated from the coding sequence ATGGAACGGAAAAAAACATTCAGTTTCCTCATGTCAGTGGAGTCACGGTTAGCATTCGTCTATTTCGGGATGATTTTTGGCATCACCATCCTTGTTGTATTCCTGATGAAAACCCAGATTATTAAGGGCGACTATTACATTTCACAAATGGAGAATCAATCCCTGCGCTCCCAACACCTTCCCAGTGCCCGGGGCCTGATCCGTGATCGTTACGGGGTGATTCTTGCGGACAATAAACCGACTTTTTTTGTCGAACTTTACCTCAAGGAGATGATCCGTAGCTTTCCCAAAGGAGTCCCCATCCCGTATAAAATCAATAAAGGCGGTCATAAAGTCGAGGACGTAGGAATTATCGTGCAGTCCCGTATTCCTCGTTTGATCGAAAAACTTGATATCCCGGAATCCGCTGCCACTGTCCGCAGTGTCGAGAGGCATTACGACCAACAACCTTTCGAACCTTACCGGGTGAATTTTAATCTCGACCAGGAACGGCTGGCAAAATTCTATGAAAACAGCCCCATTATTTCAGGAGCTGATATTACAGTCGTCGCCAGCCGGTTTTACCCCCAAAACGACCTCGCATCCCATATCTTGGGATATGTCGGCAAATTCGAGCGTCCCCCAGAAAAAAATGAAAATAACAATTTTGATTTCGCCCCGGAATTCATCGGAAAACAGGGAATCGAGAAATATTTCGATCAATATCTCCAAGGTGAAGAAGGCGGACGTATGATCCGGGTAAATACAAAAGGATTTATCGAGGAAAAAGTCTCGGAGCACCCCGCCTTGCCTGGCGGTGATGTGTACCTGACAATTGACGGACGAATGCAGCAAATTGTCGAGAACGCCCTGAAAAGCGTGGGGCGTGGCGCTGCTGTATTGGTCGATGTTTATACGGGGGAAATCCTAGCCATGGCATCGATCCCTTCCTTTGACCCAAATGCTTTTGTTCCTGCTATTTCGAGGAATGATTGGGCACGATTAAATAATGACTCGAATACTCCACTTTTTGATCGCTCCGTCAGCGCATACCCTCCAGGATCGATTTTTAAACCAGTCATCGCCTTGGCAGCCCTTGAAACCGGCAAGGCTAAAGGTGATACCGTCATTGATTGCACACAGGGCATGCAGATAGGTAACCACTTTTTCAAATGTTGGTCCTTTGGTAAACAGTATTTGGGCCCGATGAATATGCGCAGGGCCATCGCCATGTCTGCAAACGTTTATTTCTATGTGATCGGACTCAGGGCGGGACCGGAGGCTATTTATCAAACAGGCAAAAAACTTGGATTTGGTGAATCCACCGGCCTCGAGATCGCTAATGAAATGGCTGGAGTGATGCCCGGCCCCGGATGGTTGAAAAAAATGTACCCAAAAGATTTCTGGGGGGCGGGTTATACTGCCAATACATCCATCGGACAGGGATTTGTCTTGGTCACCCCACTCCAAATGGCCATGATGACCTCCACAATTGCCAATGGGGGCACCCTCTACAAACCAAATCTCGTCTCTAAAATCGTCGATGTTAATGGTCAGGTCGTCGTGCAAAGCAAACCTGTCATTAAAAACGAGACCGGATTTAAAATGGAAAATTTAAAAGTAATCCGTGAAGGTATGCTCCAAGTCGTGGAAAATGGAACAGGTGGTAAAGGGGGCGTGCCGGGGATTAAAATCGCCGGAAAGACCGGAACGGCCCAAGCTTGGCGGCGTCTGCCCTCTGGAGCCACCGTCAAAGACAATAAGACTTGGTTTATTAGTTTTGCCCCATTTGATAAACCCAAATATGCACTGGTCGTCATGGTGGAAGGCGGTGTCTCGGGTGGTGCTACCTCTGCTCCTGTGGCGGGTCAAATATGGAATCAGATTTTCAGCCTTCCGGAGGTGAAACTCGGAGAAGCACCCGAGCCACTCTCCCCCGAGTTCTTCACACAGACAACAGGGGTACAAGCACAGTTGGCTCCCGAACAGGCTACGACACCAGAATCTGCACTTAATCCTGCAGGAACGGAGGCTCTCCCTATCGATACTATTCCTGAAGAAATCTCCGAACCTCCAAAAAAACAGGAAAAAAGTGGTGATCCCAAGTCAAAAATCCGCGGTGCACGGGGGTTAAGAATGTAA
- the mreD gene encoding rod shape-determining protein MreD — translation MTIIALLIGLFIALLFKTSMGPSGLFHGVRPEIISCLIAYAGMSCSLTTIIIFSFLAGIIQDALSNNLMGISAFAYVSIGMMIHTQRHILYHKGLIPIMLTGAVATFWVCTISYLLVSILQRGGFYWSISISEIILYTSIVNLFLTPVVFWMINIFRKIKLPKKNRRKMAQ, via the coding sequence ATGACCATTATCGCACTTTTAATCGGATTGTTTATCGCCTTGTTGTTCAAGACATCAATGGGGCCATCCGGATTATTTCATGGGGTTAGACCGGAGATTATCTCCTGTCTGATCGCCTATGCCGGGATGAGCTGCAGCCTGACGACTATCATCATATTTTCCTTTCTCGCTGGTATTATCCAGGATGCCCTTTCCAATAACCTGATGGGAATCAGCGCATTTGCTTATGTATCCATCGGGATGATGATCCATACCCAACGGCATATCCTCTACCACAAAGGACTCATCCCTATCATGCTCACAGGAGCTGTCGCCACTTTCTGGGTATGTACCATCTCATACTTGCTCGTGAGCATTCTCCAAAGAGGAGGATTCTACTGGTCGATTTCTATCAGCGAAATCATCCTCTATACCAGTATTGTGAATCTTTTCCTTACCCCGGTTGTTTTCTGGATGATAAATATTTTCAGGAAAATAAAGTTGCCAAAGAAAAATCGCAGGAAAATGGCCCAATAA
- the mreC gene encoding rod shape-determining protein MreC has protein sequence MKKVILIGVSILVLVAVVLLLVFGRPSKNINGQNPQGFSIARIPQIISDFYAPFFGTISKTKSEFQHVGQNLKSLDVIQAENTHLTQQNQLLKIENDRFREMVKENDNLRDMIGFVKNSPFELAAARIIARDASIWWQGLMLDKGFAEIPYLESNTAIITPDGLAGKVTTVFKNSCRMIMLIDENCKVAAVISENGEHGIVAGTRESTELNPVLRMSYIARKADVRPGMQVITSGLGGVFPPGIKIGTITEVREVKTSGTLGLYKEAIIRPSVNLANLEYAFILVDVDKKARRR, from the coding sequence ATGAAAAAAGTCATTCTGATTGGTGTATCGATCTTGGTACTGGTTGCAGTGGTACTGCTGCTGGTCTTTGGTCGTCCCTCGAAGAATATAAACGGTCAAAACCCACAAGGTTTCTCCATCGCACGCATCCCCCAAATCATCAGTGATTTTTACGCGCCATTTTTCGGGACAATCTCGAAAACCAAATCAGAATTCCAGCATGTGGGTCAGAACCTCAAATCCTTGGATGTGATTCAAGCTGAGAACACACACCTCACTCAACAAAATCAACTCCTAAAAATAGAAAATGACCGCTTCAGGGAAATGGTTAAAGAAAATGATAATCTCCGGGATATGATCGGCTTCGTTAAAAACTCCCCCTTTGAGCTGGCAGCAGCAAGGATTATCGCCCGTGATGCCTCCATTTGGTGGCAAGGCCTGATGTTGGATAAAGGATTCGCTGAAATCCCCTATCTTGAAAGCAATACAGCCATCATCACACCGGATGGTTTGGCAGGTAAAGTCACTACCGTATTTAAAAACTCCTGCCGGATGATCATGCTCATCGATGAAAACTGCAAAGTAGCCGCCGTCATTTCTGAGAATGGCGAACACGGAATCGTCGCCGGCACCCGTGAGTCCACCGAGCTAAATCCTGTTTTACGCATGTCATACATCGCCCGCAAAGCCGATGTCAGGCCCGGCATGCAAGTAATCACCAGCGGTCTGGGGGGGGTATTCCCTCCCGGAATAAAAATCGGAACAATTACTGAGGTACGGGAAGTCAAAACGAGTGGAACACTAGGGCTTTATAAGGAAGCCATTATCCGCCCATCGGTCAACCTCGCCAATCTTGAATACGCTTTCATTTTGGTCGATGTTGATAAAAAAGCCCGCCGCCGGTAA
- a CDS encoding rod shape-determining protein produces the protein MFDQILGVFPRNIGIDLGTANTLVYVKDRGIILREPSVVAVSLGTRKVLAVGDEAKRMLGRTPANIIAVRPLREGVIADFEITEEMLKHFINKVNNNRKFIRPIVVIAVPSGITEVEKRAVREAALNAGARSASLIPEPLAAAIGVGLPVQEPAGNMIVDIGGGTTEIAIISLCGIVYSRSVRVAGDQFNEAIVTYLKRAYNLLIGESTAEEIKIKIGSATPLEHEMSMEIKGRDLILGLPKTLSLSSQEVREALAAPIKIIVDAVRVTLDRCPPELSADLVDRGMVLAGGGALLKGFDKLLADETGLPVHVAEDPLSAVAEGIGKVLSYPQLLREISIDEAKTYHG, from the coding sequence ATGTTCGACCAGATCTTGGGAGTATTCCCCAGAAACATCGGGATAGATTTAGGCACTGCTAATACTCTTGTCTATGTTAAAGACCGCGGGATCATTCTCCGCGAGCCATCCGTCGTGGCCGTTTCCCTAGGCACACGCAAAGTCCTCGCCGTCGGGGATGAAGCCAAACGAATGCTCGGACGTACCCCTGCTAATATTATTGCTGTCAGGCCCTTGAGAGAAGGTGTCATTGCCGACTTTGAAATCACCGAAGAAATGCTCAAACATTTTATCAATAAGGTAAATAACAACCGCAAGTTCATCCGCCCCATTGTCGTCATCGCGGTTCCTTCAGGCATTACGGAAGTCGAAAAAAGGGCTGTGCGTGAAGCCGCCCTCAATGCCGGGGCCCGTTCCGCCTCATTGATTCCAGAGCCTCTTGCAGCTGCAATCGGGGTTGGTTTGCCTGTACAAGAACCAGCGGGAAATATGATTGTGGATATCGGCGGTGGGACTACGGAAATAGCGATTATATCGCTTTGCGGAATCGTTTACAGCCGCAGCGTGCGTGTCGCAGGTGACCAGTTCAACGAAGCAATCGTGACATACCTCAAGCGTGCGTATAACCTGCTCATTGGCGAAAGCACTGCCGAAGAAATCAAAATTAAAATTGGTTCAGCGACCCCTCTTGAACACGAAATGAGCATGGAAATCAAAGGCCGCGACCTAATCCTAGGCCTACCGAAGACTCTCAGCCTTTCCTCACAGGAAGTCCGGGAAGCTTTGGCCGCCCCGATCAAGATTATCGTGGATGCCGTCCGCGTGACACTTGACCGTTGCCCTCCCGAGCTCAGTGCTGACCTTGTCGACCGCGGGATGGTCTTGGCAGGGGGAGGAGCTCTGCTGAAAGGTTTCGATAAATTACTCGCGGATGAGACGGGTCTTCCTGTGCATGTGGCTGAAGATCCATTGAGTGCCGTGGCCGAAGGAATCGGGAAAGTTTTAAGTTATCCTCAGCTTCTCCGTGAAATATCCATCGATGAGGCGAAAACTTATCACGGTTAG
- the nadC gene encoding carboxylating nicotinate-nucleotide diphosphorylase encodes MKSTQIIEPKEYRMILEAALAEDIGSGDVTSIATVPENALCEGVIFAKEEAIICGTQIAQEVFKQVDGKITVEIITPDAQIAPEGREVLRIKGPARGILTAERTALNFLQHLSGIATLTHKYMEQIAHTKARLLDTRKTLPGWRKLQKYAVACGGGTNHRIGLYDLVLVKDNHLKLMNRENPGDFSVAVARARNLFPGLKVEIEAESFQEFQHALDAGADIILLDNMTCEQMSKCVVSAGGRCKLEASGGVNLQTVKQIAETGVDFISVGALTHSVRAVDLSLELIF; translated from the coding sequence ATGAAATCAACACAAATAATTGAGCCGAAAGAGTATAGGATGATTTTGGAGGCTGCTTTGGCGGAAGATATAGGCTCCGGAGACGTGACAAGCATCGCCACTGTGCCCGAAAATGCCCTCTGTGAGGGGGTTATTTTTGCAAAAGAAGAGGCGATTATTTGCGGAACGCAAATTGCTCAAGAGGTTTTTAAACAGGTCGATGGAAAAATTACTGTCGAAATCATTACTCCTGATGCGCAAATTGCTCCCGAGGGCCGGGAGGTTCTACGGATAAAAGGCCCGGCCCGGGGAATTTTGACGGCCGAGCGTACGGCATTAAACTTTTTACAGCACCTTTCGGGCATTGCGACATTAACTCATAAATATATGGAGCAAATTGCGCATACCAAAGCCCGTTTGCTGGATACACGGAAAACGCTGCCTGGCTGGCGCAAATTGCAAAAGTACGCAGTCGCATGCGGAGGCGGAACCAACCACAGGATCGGGCTTTATGATCTCGTGCTAGTCAAGGATAACCATCTCAAACTCATGAACCGCGAAAACCCCGGTGACTTCTCAGTGGCGGTGGCCCGTGCGCGCAACTTGTTTCCCGGCTTAAAAGTCGAAATCGAGGCTGAAAGCTTTCAGGAATTCCAGCATGCCTTGGATGCGGGGGCGGATATTATCCTCCTCGATAATATGACGTGTGAACAAATGAGTAAATGTGTAGTGTCAGCAGGAGGCCGTTGCAAGCTAGAGGCCAGCGGGGGAGTGAATCTCCAGACCGTGAAGCAAATTGCTGAGACCGGAGTGGATTTTATCTCAGTCGGCGCCCTGACCCACTCGGTTCGTGCCGTCGATCTTTCTTTGGAACTGATTTTTTAA
- a CDS encoding DUF2062 domain-containing protein: protein MRKWFIKQKDQLLNLDATPHSIAFGFAIGFFWGATPLFGLKTLLGILNAWFFRGNKISAVVGVTIHDIASPFLPGVLLIQYQVGHWILSDPHHFGGHLPMHSFKLEDILNWTTFFGVGFPLLLGSAVLALPLSFIIYFMMKGIVYEYQKTKEKLAIKQKRND, encoded by the coding sequence ATGCGCAAATGGTTTATCAAACAAAAAGACCAGCTTTTAAACTTGGATGCCACCCCTCATTCCATTGCTTTTGGTTTCGCTATTGGATTTTTCTGGGGTGCTACTCCCCTTTTCGGGCTGAAAACGCTCTTAGGTATCTTAAACGCATGGTTTTTTCGCGGCAACAAGATCTCCGCGGTTGTCGGAGTGACGATTCATGACATAGCCTCCCCGTTCCTGCCCGGTGTCCTGCTCATCCAGTACCAAGTCGGCCATTGGATCCTCTCCGATCCCCACCATTTTGGAGGTCACTTACCGATGCATTCCTTTAAACTCGAGGATATTTTAAACTGGACAACTTTCTTCGGGGTCGGGTTTCCCCTGCTCCTTGGTTCGGCCGTTCTAGCACTCCCATTAAGCTTCATTATTTATTTTATGATGAAAGGCATCGTCTACGAATACCAAAAGACGAAAGAAAAACTCGCAATAAAACAAAAACGAAACGATTGA
- a CDS encoding uroporphyrinogen decarboxylase family protein gives MKTLPTTLTSRERVILAMEHKETDHIPRMDSFWPETIENWKSQGMPADMGWDELYRYLDFDMWGAGWMEMSAYQGRREVIRETDEWVSYLDGQGAVVRYWKSKAGTPEHESFTVKDRETWEIHKKALLATPVEKRISKEEVFSKMKICKDQDLWFYWNGVECFEIAKDIFGHEQLCVLMAEDPELVSDVFETLTDIVLRTYDYIEKEGAKFDGAWIYGDIAYNHGPFCSPSMYRKMVQPSHKRHVGWFKERQGKVIYHTDGDFRPLIPAMLENGFDCFQPMESKANIDIRELKPKYGEKIAFMGNIDIMVLISNDREKYEAEVAAKIPMAKKGGGYIYHSDHSIPPQVTWENYLYLMELVKKYGSF, from the coding sequence ATGAAAACACTCCCCACCACACTCACATCCCGGGAACGGGTAATCCTCGCCATGGAACACAAAGAAACCGACCATATTCCTCGGATGGACTCCTTTTGGCCGGAAACTATCGAGAACTGGAAATCCCAAGGGATGCCGGCTGACATGGGCTGGGACGAGCTCTATCGTTATCTTGATTTTGATATGTGGGGGGCTGGATGGATGGAGATGAGTGCCTATCAAGGCCGCCGGGAAGTCATTCGCGAAACTGATGAATGGGTCAGCTACCTCGACGGGCAAGGGGCTGTGGTTCGATACTGGAAATCAAAAGCAGGCACACCTGAACACGAGAGTTTTACCGTCAAAGACCGTGAAACTTGGGAAATTCACAAAAAAGCACTACTTGCTACTCCCGTTGAAAAACGGATTAGTAAGGAAGAAGTTTTTTCCAAAATGAAAATCTGTAAGGACCAGGACCTGTGGTTTTACTGGAACGGGGTAGAATGTTTCGAAATAGCCAAAGATATTTTTGGACACGAACAACTCTGCGTATTAATGGCGGAGGACCCGGAACTCGTCAGCGATGTCTTCGAGACGCTCACAGATATCGTTTTGAGGACATATGATTATATTGAAAAAGAAGGGGCTAAATTCGACGGGGCATGGATTTATGGAGATATCGCCTATAACCACGGCCCATTCTGCTCCCCTTCCATGTACCGGAAAATGGTACAACCCTCCCACAAACGCCATGTGGGTTGGTTCAAGGAACGCCAAGGAAAAGTCATCTACCATACAGACGGGGATTTCCGTCCTTTAATCCCGGCTATGCTCGAAAATGGATTCGACTGTTTCCAGCCGATGGAATCCAAAGCCAATATCGACATTCGCGAGCTCAAGCCCAAGTATGGCGAAAAAATCGCCTTCATGGGGAATATTGACATTATGGTCCTCATCAGCAATGACCGTGAAAAATATGAGGCTGAGGTCGCCGCCAAAATTCCGATGGCCAAAAAGGGTGGCGGCTATATTTATCACAGCGACCACTCGATTCCTCCCCAAGTCACTTGGGAGAATTACCTTTATCTGATGGAATTGGTCAAAAAATACGGATCATTTTGA